The proteins below are encoded in one region of Solirubrobacterales bacterium:
- a CDS encoding MBL fold metallo-hydrolase: protein MGKSPAWQDADGACSGYLIEEGGATLLLDCGNGVFGKLRRYHDYVDVDAIVISHLHADHFFDLVPYAFALIHAPRQQPVPVDRWPGTDSPARPKLYGPPGSPGVFRRLAALWGLESLVDDAFDIHEYGPGSLVLVNGIEIAFREVPHYIQTHAVGLTGPDGQRITYGADCSPNQNLIDFASETDLLVAEATLPRPERTGVRGHLTPAEAGEHAEAAGAKGLLLTHFSDELDAEWVAGQAKQQFSGPSRLAAEGLELTI from the coding sequence TTGGGAAAATCACCGGCCTGGCAGGACGCTGATGGTGCCTGCAGTGGGTATCTGATCGAGGAGGGAGGAGCCACTCTGCTGCTCGACTGTGGCAACGGAGTCTTCGGCAAGCTCCGGCGGTACCACGACTACGTCGATGTCGACGCGATCGTGATCTCCCACCTCCACGCCGACCACTTCTTTGACCTGGTCCCGTATGCGTTCGCCCTGATCCACGCGCCGCGCCAGCAGCCGGTACCGGTCGATCGCTGGCCGGGAACCGACAGTCCGGCCCGTCCGAAGCTCTACGGTCCCCCCGGGTCACCGGGTGTCTTCAGGCGGCTGGCCGCACTTTGGGGCCTTGAGTCGCTGGTCGATGACGCTTTCGACATCCATGAGTACGGGCCCGGGTCGCTGGTCTTGGTGAACGGGATCGAGATCGCCTTTCGCGAGGTCCCGCACTACATCCAGACGCACGCGGTCGGTCTCACCGGGCCGGACGGGCAGCGGATCACCTACGGTGCCGACTGCTCACCGAACCAGAACCTGATCGATTTCGCGAGTGAAACCGATCTCCTGGTGGCCGAGGCGACCCTTCCGCGTCCCGAACGCACCGGGGTGAGGGGACATCTGACACCCGCCGAAGCCGGAGAACACGCGGAAGCCGCCGGGGCGAAGGGGCTGCTCCTCACCCACTTCTCGGACGAGCTGGACGCGGAGTGGGTGGCCGGCCAGGCGAAGCAGCAGTTTTCCGGCCCGTCCAGGTTGGCGGCCGAGGGACTCGAGCTGACGATCTGA
- a CDS encoding Hsp20/alpha crystallin family protein, with product MTERDLFSNFARMRREMDELLGGTWARTAYISRRAGGFSPNVDVYYAGDPQRAVVKCDLAGIDLSTVGIEVSGRQLTIIGERPVQETEGRVYQQVEIPTGPFRHVVELQVDVDSERASADFDDGMLRIELPLRNDSEISRRVPVDRVRKERDR from the coding sequence ATGACTGAACGCGACCTGTTTTCGAACTTCGCCCGGATGCGCCGGGAGATGGATGAGCTGCTCGGGGGAACCTGGGCGCGCACCGCATACATCAGTCGCCGGGCGGGCGGCTTTTCCCCGAACGTCGACGTCTACTACGCCGGTGATCCGCAACGCGCAGTAGTCAAGTGCGACCTGGCCGGGATAGACCTGTCCACGGTCGGGATCGAGGTGAGCGGACGACAGCTGACCATCATCGGCGAACGGCCGGTTCAGGAGACCGAGGGCCGGGTGTACCAGCAGGTCGAGATCCCCACCGGACCGTTCCGGCATGTGGTCGAGCTCCAGGTCGACGTCGATTCCGAGCGGGCGTCCGCCGACTTCGACGACGGCATGCTCCGGATCGAACTGCCGCTGAGGAACGACTCGGAGATCAGCCGCCGGGTTCCGGTCGATCGGGTCCGCAAGGAGCGTGATCGGTGA
- the lon gene encoding endopeptidase La: protein MSDPDSNQVSVLEVVESGREEEAIRESEGLPDAMPVLPLRDTVAYPETISPLGVGQERSIKLVDDVLGANRMLVMVASRDPEDDTPGPDQLHEVGVVGVVTRMLKVPDGTIRILVEGGQRVRLGPYIAEKPYLVARITAMPDLLEPSPEMEALTRNVQRTFSEIIEQIPYLPEELQMAVANVDEPSALTHLIAGALRIPTEEKQTLLEEVDVAKRLRTLSGILARELEVIQLGSQIQSEVQSSIDKGQREFFLREQLKAIQAELGEEDEQQAEINELRDRIEEAGLPEEARKAADRELSRLEKLPPAAAEHGVIRTYLEWLVELPWSKKTEDNLDIEHAREVLDTDHYDLEKIKDRILEYLAVRKLNPDSPGPILCFAGPPGVGKTSLGKSIARALGREFERISVGGVRDEAEIRGHRRTYIGAMPGTIVRALRDAGSRNPVFMIDEIDKMGADFRGDPSSAMLEVLDPAQNDSFRDHYLDVPFDLSDVMFIATANVLDTIPGPLRDRMEVINLAGYTVDEKLHIARRYLVPRQIKANGLSGSRIAFSDPALTAIIEEYTREAGVRNLEREIGTVCRKIARTVAEGNGSGRKVTVSGKKARELLGRRRVFSETRRRTRVPGVSTGLAWTPTGGDVLFIEATAMPGTGKLAITGQLGDVMKESAQAALSYVRANAARLAGELEDDWFATHDIHIHVPAGAVPKDGPSAGVAMTVALVSLITGRPVRNDVAMTGEVTLTGQVLPIGGVKEKSLAAQAARIGLVILPSRNEGDVAEIPGHEREGIEFTYADRVEDALEAALEGSG from the coding sequence GTGAGCGATCCAGACTCGAACCAGGTATCGGTGCTGGAGGTGGTTGAGTCCGGCCGGGAGGAGGAGGCGATCCGGGAGAGCGAAGGACTTCCCGACGCGATGCCGGTGCTGCCGCTTCGGGACACGGTCGCCTACCCGGAAACGATCTCCCCGCTCGGGGTGGGCCAGGAGCGTTCGATCAAGCTGGTCGATGATGTTCTCGGCGCCAACCGGATGCTGGTCATGGTCGCGTCCCGGGACCCGGAGGACGACACCCCGGGACCTGACCAGCTTCACGAGGTCGGGGTGGTCGGGGTGGTCACCCGGATGCTCAAGGTCCCGGATGGCACGATCCGGATTCTGGTCGAGGGTGGGCAGCGGGTTCGGCTCGGCCCCTACATCGCCGAGAAGCCGTATCTGGTAGCCCGGATTACCGCGATGCCGGACCTGCTGGAACCCTCTCCGGAGATGGAGGCGCTCACCCGCAACGTCCAGCGGACCTTCTCCGAGATCATCGAGCAGATCCCGTACCTGCCGGAAGAACTCCAGATGGCGGTTGCCAACGTGGATGAACCCTCGGCTCTCACCCACCTGATCGCCGGGGCGCTGCGAATCCCCACCGAGGAGAAGCAGACCCTTCTGGAAGAGGTGGATGTAGCCAAGCGGCTGCGGACGCTGTCCGGAATACTCGCCCGCGAGCTGGAGGTGATCCAGCTCGGCAGCCAGATCCAGTCGGAGGTCCAGTCCTCGATCGACAAGGGCCAGCGGGAGTTCTTCCTGCGCGAGCAGCTCAAGGCGATCCAGGCGGAACTCGGCGAGGAGGACGAGCAGCAGGCCGAGATCAACGAACTGCGCGACCGGATCGAGGAGGCGGGTCTCCCGGAAGAGGCGCGCAAGGCAGCCGACCGGGAACTTTCCCGGCTGGAGAAACTGCCCCCCGCGGCGGCTGAGCACGGGGTGATCCGAACCTATCTCGAGTGGCTGGTTGAACTGCCGTGGTCGAAGAAGACGGAAGACAACCTCGACATCGAACACGCTCGCGAGGTCCTCGACACCGACCACTACGACCTGGAGAAAATCAAGGACCGGATCCTCGAGTACCTGGCGGTCCGCAAACTGAACCCGGATTCGCCCGGGCCGATTCTCTGCTTCGCCGGGCCTCCCGGGGTCGGCAAGACCTCGCTCGGCAAGTCGATCGCCCGGGCGCTCGGCCGCGAGTTCGAACGGATCTCGGTCGGCGGGGTGCGCGACGAGGCAGAGATCCGGGGTCACCGCCGCACCTACATCGGCGCGATGCCGGGCACGATCGTTCGCGCCCTGCGGGACGCCGGGTCGCGCAACCCGGTGTTCATGATCGACGAGATCGACAAGATGGGCGCGGACTTCCGCGGCGACCCTTCCTCGGCGATGCTCGAGGTACTCGACCCGGCTCAGAACGACTCCTTCCGTGATCACTACCTGGACGTTCCGTTCGACCTTTCCGACGTGATGTTCATCGCCACCGCCAACGTGCTGGACACGATCCCGGGGCCGCTGCGGGACCGGATGGAGGTGATCAATCTGGCCGGCTACACGGTCGACGAGAAGCTCCACATCGCCCGCCGCTATCTGGTCCCCCGGCAGATCAAGGCGAACGGCCTGTCCGGGTCCCGAATCGCCTTCTCGGATCCCGCCCTGACCGCGATCATCGAGGAGTACACACGGGAGGCCGGAGTGCGAAATCTGGAACGGGAGATCGGCACCGTCTGCCGCAAGATCGCCCGGACCGTGGCGGAAGGCAACGGGTCGGGCCGGAAGGTCACGGTCTCGGGCAAGAAGGCGAGGGAGCTGCTCGGGCGCCGACGGGTCTTCTCCGAGACCCGGCGCAGAACCCGGGTCCCCGGGGTTTCAACCGGGCTGGCCTGGACCCCGACCGGCGGCGACGTCCTTTTCATCGAGGCGACCGCCATGCCCGGCACCGGCAAGCTGGCGATCACCGGGCAGCTCGGTGACGTGATGAAGGAGTCGGCCCAGGCCGCGCTTTCCTACGTCCGGGCCAACGCCGCCCGACTGGCCGGGGAACTCGAGGACGACTGGTTTGCCACCCATGACATCCACATCCACGTTCCCGCCGGGGCCGTACCGAAGGACGGTCCGTCGGCCGGCGTGGCGATGACCGTGGCGCTGGTGTCGCTCATCACCGGCCGTCCGGTCAGAAACGATGTCGCGATGACCGGCGAGGTGACGCTGACCGGCCAGGTGCTGCCGATCGGCGGAGTCAAGGAGAAATCGCTGGCCGCCCAGGCGGCCCGGATCGGGCTGGTTATCCTGCCTTCCCGCAACGAAGGTGACGTGGCCGAGATCCCCGGGCATGAGCGGGAAGGAATCGAGTTCACCTATGCCGACCGGGTCGAGGATGCGCTCGAGGCGGCGCTTGAGGGATCAGGATAG
- the typA gene encoding translational GTPase TypA encodes MERREDIRNIAIVAHVDHGKTTLVDAMLWQSGAFRQGQDVDERVMDSMDLEREKGITILAKNTAVRYGEVKLNIIDTPGHADFGGEVERGLTMVDGVVLLVDASEGPLPQTRFVLGKALAAGLPVILVVNKVDRPDARIGEVVDEVYELFMDLGADDEQIEFPIVYTNGKEGWASLTEGVEGTDLKPLLDLMVERIPPPTFEPDHPLQAWVTNLDASPYLGRLALCRVMQGEIRSGRPVAWCRADGSIERATVNELFVTEALERVPADSAGPGEIIAVAGIPEVTIGETLADAEDPRPLPVIQVDEPSLSMVVGVNTSPLAGREGSKITARQIQARLDQELLGNVAIRVLPTDRPDAWEVQGRGELQLVVLLEIMRREGFELTAGQPRVLTREIDGATHEPYERLVIDVPEEYVGSVTQLLAGRKGRMENMVQQSDTRTRLDYVIPARGLVGFRTEFLTETRGTGILNHLFEGWEPWAGEIVTRSTGSLVADRQGASASFALFGLQERGGLFIAPGEKVYEGMIVGEHARANDLDVNAVKEKQLTNMRSSTSDVLVRLTPPKPLTLESAVEFLRSDECVEITPESIRLRKVVLDKNDRMKAARAVKNLSR; translated from the coding sequence ATGGAGCGCCGGGAAGACATACGCAACATCGCGATCGTGGCCCACGTGGATCACGGCAAGACGACGCTGGTCGATGCCATGCTCTGGCAGTCCGGGGCTTTCCGGCAGGGTCAGGACGTGGACGAGCGGGTCATGGACTCGATGGATCTCGAGCGCGAGAAGGGGATCACCATCCTCGCCAAGAACACCGCGGTTCGGTACGGCGAGGTCAAGCTGAACATCATCGACACGCCGGGGCACGCCGATTTCGGCGGCGAGGTCGAACGCGGCCTGACCATGGTCGACGGGGTGGTTCTCCTGGTGGACGCCTCCGAGGGGCCCCTGCCCCAGACCCGTTTCGTGCTCGGCAAGGCACTGGCCGCCGGGCTGCCGGTGATTCTGGTGGTCAACAAGGTCGACCGTCCCGATGCCCGGATCGGTGAGGTCGTGGATGAGGTCTACGAACTCTTCATGGACCTCGGGGCCGACGACGAGCAGATCGAGTTCCCGATCGTCTACACCAACGGCAAGGAAGGCTGGGCCAGCCTCACCGAGGGGGTGGAGGGAACCGATCTGAAACCGTTGCTCGACCTGATGGTGGAGCGGATCCCGCCCCCGACCTTTGAGCCGGATCACCCGCTTCAGGCCTGGGTGACCAACCTCGATGCTTCCCCATATCTCGGCCGACTGGCCCTCTGCCGGGTGATGCAGGGGGAGATCCGGTCCGGTCGGCCGGTCGCCTGGTGTCGGGCCGACGGCTCGATCGAGCGGGCGACCGTGAATGAACTCTTCGTGACCGAGGCCCTTGAACGGGTGCCGGCCGATTCGGCCGGACCGGGCGAGATCATCGCGGTGGCCGGGATTCCCGAAGTGACGATCGGCGAGACCCTGGCCGACGCCGAGGATCCCCGTCCGCTGCCGGTGATCCAGGTGGACGAACCTTCGCTATCCATGGTGGTCGGGGTGAACACCTCGCCACTGGCCGGCCGGGAGGGCAGCAAGATCACCGCCCGCCAGATCCAGGCCCGGCTCGATCAGGAACTGCTCGGCAACGTGGCGATCCGGGTGCTGCCGACGGACCGGCCCGACGCCTGGGAGGTGCAGGGCCGCGGTGAACTCCAGTTGGTCGTTCTGCTGGAGATCATGCGACGGGAGGGTTTCGAGCTGACCGCGGGTCAGCCCCGGGTTCTGACCCGGGAGATCGACGGGGCCACTCATGAGCCGTACGAACGACTGGTGATTGACGTTCCGGAGGAGTACGTCGGGTCGGTCACCCAGCTTCTGGCCGGCCGCAAGGGCCGGATGGAGAACATGGTGCAGCAGTCCGACACCCGGACCCGGCTCGACTACGTGATCCCGGCCCGTGGCCTGGTCGGATTCCGCACCGAGTTCCTGACCGAGACCCGTGGCACCGGGATCCTCAACCATCTGTTCGAAGGCTGGGAGCCGTGGGCGGGGGAGATAGTCACCCGATCCACCGGTTCACTGGTTGCCGATCGGCAGGGCGCCAGCGCCAGCTTCGCCCTCTTCGGCCTGCAGGAACGCGGGGGGTTGTTCATCGCTCCGGGCGAGAAGGTCTACGAAGGGATGATCGTCGGCGAGCACGCCCGGGCGAACGACCTCGACGTGAACGCGGTCAAGGAGAAGCAACTGACCAACATGCGCTCCTCAACCTCTGACGTGCTGGTCCGGTTGACCCCGCCGAAACCGCTCACACTTGAGTCGGCGGTCGAGTTCCTCCGCTCCGACGAGTGCGTCGAGATCACCCCGGAATCGATCCGGCTGCGCAAGGTGGTGCTTGACAAGAACGACCGCATGAAGGCCGCCCGTGCGGTGAAGAACCTCTCGAGGTAG
- a CDS encoding low temperature requirement protein A yields MSIRRPEPAESSDSSFGTTTFELFFDLVFVFAVTQVSHLLIDDLTWTGALHATIAFLVVWWAWQYTVWMTNELDPDVVQVRLLLILLMLGSLFLAVAIPDAFGDRGLLFAGAYVFIQVARQSYLTFVPTTAGSTERKRSAHILAWFLISGLFWILGATLDGDARVAVWLLALAVDFGAPRIAYRLPFVRPVTLDDWAVGSGHFSERFQAFTIIALGETVVLTGATASGLDLTPGVVSAMVAAFVGTVALWWLYFNTVSTVFADLLEHADTRTAVARDLFTYGHIPIVAGIILCAVGNDLAIHQGGDTVGIALTTVLVAGPVLYLLAYVPARWQVDRSLPRWRIGGAGASLVAGVVATIVGASVLALGVALTLILIAVVAGEFRLPLTVLTDRRSHN; encoded by the coding sequence GTGAGCATCCGTCGCCCGGAACCCGCTGAATCGAGCGACAGTTCGTTCGGGACCACCACGTTCGAACTGTTCTTCGACCTGGTCTTTGTCTTTGCGGTCACCCAGGTCTCCCATCTCCTGATTGACGACCTCACCTGGACCGGCGCCCTGCACGCGACGATCGCTTTCCTTGTCGTGTGGTGGGCCTGGCAGTACACGGTCTGGATGACCAACGAGCTGGATCCGGATGTGGTCCAGGTCCGCCTGCTGTTGATCCTGCTGATGCTCGGCAGTCTCTTCCTTGCGGTCGCGATCCCGGACGCGTTCGGGGACCGTGGGCTCCTGTTTGCCGGGGCGTACGTCTTCATCCAGGTGGCCCGGCAGAGCTACCTCACCTTCGTTCCGACGACAGCCGGTTCGACCGAACGCAAGCGGTCGGCACACATTCTGGCCTGGTTTCTGATCTCGGGACTGTTCTGGATCCTCGGTGCCACGCTTGACGGGGACGCCCGGGTCGCGGTCTGGCTGCTGGCCCTGGCGGTCGACTTCGGTGCTCCACGGATCGCCTACCGTCTGCCCTTCGTCAGGCCGGTGACCCTCGATGACTGGGCGGTCGGCAGCGGGCACTTCTCAGAGCGATTTCAGGCGTTCACGATCATCGCGCTGGGGGAGACAGTGGTCCTGACCGGTGCCACGGCCTCGGGTCTCGATCTCACCCCCGGGGTGGTGTCCGCGATGGTGGCCGCCTTCGTCGGTACGGTCGCCCTCTGGTGGCTCTACTTCAACACCGTCTCGACCGTCTTCGCCGATCTGCTCGAACACGCTGACACCCGGACCGCCGTGGCCCGCGACCTGTTCACCTATGGTCACATCCCGATCGTCGCCGGAATCATCCTCTGTGCGGTCGGCAACGATCTGGCTATCCATCAGGGCGGGGATACCGTCGGGATCGCGCTGACCACCGTGCTGGTCGCCGGGCCGGTGCTCTACCTGCTCGCCTACGTCCCGGCCCGCTGGCAGGTGGACCGGAGCCTTCCCCGCTGGCGGATCGGCGGCGCGGGGGCCAGTCTGGTGGCCGGCGTGGTTGCCACGATCGTCGGCGCTTCCGTGCTGGCTCTGGGCGTCGCGCTCACCCTGATTCTGATTGCGGTGGTGGCCGGGGAGTTCCGGCTTCCGCTCACCGTTCTGACCGACCGCCGGTCCCACAACTGA
- a CDS encoding metalloregulator ArsR/SmtB family transcription factor, producing MPTPLPDDLAELISGQFRLLAEPMRLRLLERLRAGERSVGDLAEELGASQQNVSKHLQTLFGAGAVARRKQGNSVLYRIEDPELMAMCDQVCSSVERRFGRVAEVLSSIDPA from the coding sequence ATGCCGACTCCACTCCCGGATGATCTCGCCGAGTTGATCTCGGGCCAGTTTCGCCTGCTGGCCGAGCCGATGAGGCTGCGGCTCCTGGAGCGGCTCAGGGCCGGGGAGAGAAGCGTCGGGGATCTGGCGGAGGAACTCGGTGCCTCCCAGCAGAACGTCTCCAAGCACCTGCAGACGCTGTTCGGGGCGGGGGCCGTGGCCCGTCGCAAACAGGGCAACTCGGTTCTCTACCGGATCGAGGACCCCGAGTTGATGGCGATGTGCGACCAGGTCTGTTCCAGCGTCGAGCGCAGGTTCGGCCGGGTCGCCGAAGTGCTCTCCTCGATCGATCCCGCCTGA
- a CDS encoding DUF2892 domain-containing protein, whose product MTPDTNCDAKRGWALERVLFAMAGTMSLLSALLAAVVSPWFLLLTAFVGVSQWMYVLVGACPASLVLTRVFGLRPATASGERS is encoded by the coding sequence GTGACCCCCGACACCAACTGTGATGCCAAACGAGGCTGGGCTCTGGAGCGAGTGCTCTTCGCCATGGCCGGAACGATGAGCCTGCTAAGCGCCCTGCTGGCAGCGGTCGTTTCCCCCTGGTTTCTGCTGCTGACCGCCTTTGTCGGCGTCAGCCAGTGGATGTACGTCCTGGTCGGTGCCTGCCCCGCATCGCTGGTCCTCACCCGGGTCTTCGGGCTCCGGCCTGCCACGGCTTCCGGAGAGCGTTCATGA
- a CDS encoding MMPL family transporter encodes MMGRAGRWLTGHFRLVLAAWLVLAVVMGIFAPRVEHALSGAGWEATGSESVQVRNTIDREFGGMSSSALMVVLHSEDGSSDSDQFRAAVDEVKAVLGSSEDVGRIVTPYDPGGWVSRDGRTAVVQGAALADSNQMVRAADELKEDLAALDLPGVDVSLTGASGMWSDFNQANKSAMMKSELISWPVTLGIMLLAFGSLVAAGLPLMLTILGLVAAAGMLFLGAQIADISIWAMNFALMFALALGIDYALFIVYRFRGALIDEGGDRAGAVETTMETAGKAVLFSGLTVLISLSAVLLVPSPAFRSMAIGIMLAVIFVLAASLTLLPALLGRIGFGINRLSLPWVKAGEHRSPAFARWGERLWEKPLRYGIPALLALLVLASPILKLDTGMPSIKVVPEADQSRLGYEQMVVAFGPGSPGVLQVTADADEARQVTAILKADDGLAAVMPAMQGSQGSVLIQAVPVEDPSSAATGPMIDRLRGDLPAGAMIGGASAENHDLEQALAGKTALVIGVVMVLGFLLLLFALRAPGAALLGVITNLLAVGAAFGVAKLIFQDGHLAGLLGFESQGFLDAWAPVFFFAMIFAISMDYSVFLLSSAKEHWEKHGDPKKAMVGGVAHSGRVIFAAAGVMVAVFFTFALSGPLPPKEMGIILGIAVLLDAALVRLLLLPVLLRLAGRWAWWLPSWADRVLPRVRFGH; translated from the coding sequence ATGATGGGCCGCGCCGGCCGGTGGCTGACCGGCCACTTCCGTCTGGTGCTGGCCGCCTGGCTGGTCCTCGCGGTGGTCATGGGAATCTTTGCGCCCCGGGTCGAGCATGCCCTCTCCGGCGCCGGCTGGGAGGCCACCGGTTCGGAGTCGGTTCAGGTCAGGAACACGATCGACCGCGAGTTCGGCGGGATGTCCTCCTCGGCACTGATGGTCGTGCTTCACAGTGAGGACGGATCCTCCGACTCGGATCAGTTCAGGGCTGCGGTGGATGAGGTCAAGGCCGTTCTCGGGTCCAGCGAGGACGTGGGCCGGATCGTCACCCCGTACGACCCCGGAGGCTGGGTTTCCAGGGACGGTCGCACCGCGGTCGTCCAGGGTGCCGCCCTCGCCGACTCGAACCAGATGGTCCGGGCCGCCGACGAGCTCAAGGAGGATCTGGCTGCGCTGGACCTCCCCGGAGTCGATGTTTCCCTGACCGGGGCATCGGGCATGTGGTCCGATTTCAACCAGGCCAACAAGAGCGCGATGATGAAGTCCGAGCTCATCTCCTGGCCGGTCACGCTCGGGATCATGCTGCTCGCGTTCGGGTCGCTGGTTGCGGCGGGGTTGCCACTGATGCTGACCATTCTCGGGCTGGTTGCCGCTGCCGGAATGCTCTTCCTCGGGGCCCAGATCGCCGACATCTCGATCTGGGCGATGAACTTCGCCCTGATGTTCGCCCTCGCCCTCGGGATTGACTACGCCCTGTTCATCGTCTATCGATTCCGTGGGGCTCTGATCGATGAGGGCGGCGATCGGGCAGGGGCGGTGGAGACCACCATGGAGACGGCCGGAAAGGCGGTTCTTTTCTCCGGTCTGACCGTGCTGATCTCCCTCTCTGCCGTCCTGCTGGTGCCGAGTCCGGCGTTCCGGTCGATGGCGATCGGGATCATGCTCGCGGTCATCTTTGTGCTGGCCGCATCCCTGACCTTGCTGCCGGCGCTGCTCGGCCGGATCGGCTTCGGGATAAACCGGTTGTCGCTGCCCTGGGTCAAGGCCGGTGAGCACCGGTCACCGGCCTTCGCCCGGTGGGGTGAACGTCTCTGGGAAAAGCCGCTCCGTTACGGCATCCCGGCGCTCCTGGCGCTGCTGGTGCTCGCCTCGCCGATCCTCAAGCTGGACACCGGGATGCCCTCGATCAAGGTGGTGCCGGAGGCCGACCAGTCCCGTCTGGGCTACGAGCAGATGGTCGTCGCATTCGGGCCCGGCTCTCCGGGGGTCCTCCAGGTGACCGCCGATGCCGACGAGGCCAGGCAGGTTACGGCGATTCTCAAGGCGGACGACGGGCTGGCGGCGGTAATGCCGGCGATGCAGGGCAGCCAGGGGTCGGTCCTGATCCAGGCAGTGCCGGTTGAAGATCCCTCTTCGGCCGCCACCGGGCCGATGATCGACCGGCTGCGCGGCGACCTTCCGGCCGGCGCGATGATTGGCGGTGCCTCGGCCGAGAATCACGATCTCGAACAGGCGCTGGCCGGCAAGACCGCACTGGTGATCGGTGTGGTCATGGTTCTCGGTTTCCTGCTGCTCCTGTTTGCGCTCCGTGCCCCGGGAGCGGCGCTGCTGGGGGTGATCACCAACCTGCTGGCGGTCGGAGCCGCCTTCGGGGTGGCCAAGTTGATCTTCCAGGACGGTCACCTCGCCGGGCTGCTCGGATTCGAGTCCCAGGGCTTCCTCGACGCCTGGGCCCCGGTCTTCTTCTTCGCGATGATCTTCGCGATCTCGATGGACTACTCGGTGTTCCTGCTCAGTTCGGCCAAGGAACACTGGGAGAAACACGGGGATCCGAAGAAGGCGATGGTCGGCGGTGTCGCACACTCCGGCCGGGTGATCTTCGCCGCGGCCGGGGTGATGGTGGCGGTGTTCTTCACCTTCGCCCTGTCCGGCCCGCTGCCACCGAAGGAGATGGGCATCATCCTCGGGATCGCGGTGCTTCTGGATGCAGCCCTGGTTCGGCTGCTGCTGCTGCCGGTGCTGCTCAGGCTCGCCGGGAGGTGGGCCTGGTGGCTTCCCTCCTGGGCCGATCGGGTGCTGCCCCGGGTCCGGTTCGGTCACTGA
- a CDS encoding glycine--tRNA ligase codes for MSIDPATEKNTEVTMEEIVALAKRRGFVFPSSEIYGGLGSTYDYGHYGVLLKNNVKNEWWRSMLTERDDIVALDSAILQHPKVWEASGHLAGFTDPLVQCLGDCKRRWREDHLREDNVAEGRDYDDPIVCPRCGGELSEPRNFNLMFETHMGPVADGSNAVYLRPETAQGIFINFKNVLNFARKKPPFGIAQVGKSFRNEITPGNFIFRTREFEQMEMEFFVPPDDADEWWAKWVEIRRNWYLDLGIRPEFLMVRPHESDELSHYSSKTSDIEYLFPIGWSELEGIADRGNFDLTQHQTHSNENLEYFDQTSGERYLPHVIEPAAGADRAALAFLVDAYDEEEVEGRKRTVLKLHPRLAPVKVAVLPLFNKEGMPEQAREINAVLRAAGIQTEYDAGGSIGKRYRRQDEIGTPWGVTVDFDTRDDSQVTLRDRDSLEQIRVPIEGLPALIAGKLAEPWKSPKLG; via the coding sequence ATGTCGATCGACCCCGCCACAGAGAAGAACACGGAAGTGACCATGGAGGAGATCGTCGCCCTGGCCAAGCGGCGCGGCTTCGTCTTCCCTTCCTCGGAGATCTATGGCGGGCTCGGCTCGACCTACGACTACGGCCACTACGGCGTGCTGCTCAAGAACAACGTCAAGAACGAGTGGTGGCGCTCGATGCTGACCGAGCGGGACGACATCGTCGCACTGGACTCGGCGATCCTGCAACACCCGAAGGTGTGGGAGGCATCCGGTCATCTGGCCGGCTTCACCGATCCGCTGGTGCAGTGCCTCGGCGATTGCAAGAGACGCTGGCGGGAGGATCACCTGCGTGAGGACAACGTGGCCGAGGGCCGCGACTACGACGACCCGATCGTCTGCCCCCGGTGTGGTGGCGAACTCTCCGAGCCGCGCAACTTCAACCTGATGTTCGAGACCCACATGGGGCCGGTCGCCGATGGCTCGAACGCGGTCTACCTGCGACCGGAGACCGCCCAGGGAATCTTCATCAACTTCAAGAACGTGCTCAACTTCGCCCGCAAGAAGCCGCCGTTCGGAATCGCCCAGGTGGGCAAGTCCTTCCGCAACGAGATCACCCCCGGCAACTTCATCTTCCGCACCCGCGAGTTCGAGCAGATGGAGATGGAGTTCTTCGTGCCGCCGGACGACGCCGACGAGTGGTGGGCGAAGTGGGTCGAGATCCGCCGCAACTGGTATCTCGATCTCGGCATCCGCCCGGAATTCCTGATGGTCCGGCCCCACGAGAGCGACGAGCTTTCCCACTACTCCTCAAAGACCTCGGACATCGAGTATCTGTTCCCGATCGGATGGTCCGAGCTCGAGGGAATCGCCGACCGGGGCAACTTCGACCTGACCCAGCACCAGACCCACTCAAACGAGAACCTGGAGTATTTCGACCAGACCTCCGGTGAACGCTACCTGCCTCATGTGATCGAGCCGGCCGCCGGAGCTGACCGGGCCGCCCTCGCCTTCCTGGTCGACGCCTACGACGAGGAAGAGGTCGAGGGCCGCAAGCGCACCGTGCTGAAGCTCCATCCCCGCCTGGCCCCGGTCAAGGTGGCGGTGCTGCCGCTGTTCAACAAGGAGGGGATGCCGGAGCAGGCCCGGGAGATCAACGCCGTCCTCCGCGCCGCAGGAATCCAGACCGAGTACGACGCCGGCGGCTCGATCGGCAAGCGCTACCGCCGGCAGGACGAGATCGGCACCCCCTGGGGGGTCACGGTCGACTTTGACACCAGGGATGACAGCCAGGTCACCCTCCGCGACCGGGACTCGCTGGAGCAGATCCGGGTCCCGATCGAGGGACTCCCGGCGCTGATCGCGGGCAAACTGGCCGAACCCTGGAAGTCGCCCAAGCTGGGCTGA